A part of Pectinophora gossypiella chromosome Z, ilPecGoss1.1, whole genome shotgun sequence genomic DNA contains:
- the LOC126380368 gene encoding protein abrupt isoform X1 — protein sequence MDDDEIQQFSLRWHNHQNSVIGALGRMLSTGALTDVTLSASGTSVKAHRLVLASCSQYFAQLFKEVEAENNTLVVILGCDAAELRLLLTFMYTGEVTASKKVLPSLLRLAQTLKVSGLTDADTNSTLTTTEPEQPQDENRSNSPINLEKHEHVDKPFLNTDTSNSSSKQDDVISPTEMKEPCGIDFMARSEKDRLSKLDQIVQNLYSTHKIGNPTMASPITPSVPSLVDTEPYDRKYRANSSVCTICNKRLSNQYNLRVHMETHAGRRHACRACSHVSRSRDALRKHVAYRHARADMQRGDL from the exons aaCAGCGTAATCGGCGCCCTAGGTCGCATGTTAAGCACCGGGGCCCTGACAGACGTAACTTTAAGCGCCAGCGGTACGTCTGTCAAAGCCCATCGTCTCGTCCTAGCGTCATGCAGCCAATACTTCGCTCAATTATTCAAG GAAGTAGAAGCGGAGAACAACACGCTGGTGGTGATCCTGGGGTGTGATGCTGCAGAGTTGCGCCTGCTTCTGACCTTCATGTACACTGGCGAGGTGACGGCTTCCAAGAAGGTTCTCCCGTCACTGCTGAGACTAGCGCAGACCCTCAAAGTATCTGGGCTTACTGATGCGGACACT AACTCGACTTTAACAACGACGGAGCCAGAACAGCCTCAAGATGAGAACCGTTCCAACTCGCCGATCAACCTTGAGAAACACGAGCACGTGGACAAACCGTTCCTCAACACCGACACGTCCAACAGCTCTTCCAAACAAGATGATGTCATATCGCCAACAGAGATGAAAGAACCTTGTGGCATAGACTTTATGGCTAGGAGTGAAAAGGACAGACTGAGTAAGCTAGACCAGATAGTCCAGAATTTATACAGCACGCACAAGATTGGAAACCCCACTATGGCTTCGCCAATTACGCCGTCTGTGCCGAGTTTAGTAG ACACAGAGCCGTACGACAGGAAGTACCGGGCGAACAGTTCAGTGTGTACAATATGCAATAAGCGTCTTAGCAACCAGTACAACCTTCGAGTCCACATGGAGACGCATGCGGGGAGGCGGCACGCGTGCCGGGCATGTTCACACGTCTCCCGGTCACGTGACGCGCTGAGGAAACACGTCGCCTACCGACATGCTCGTGCCGACATGCAAAGAGGCGACTTGTGA
- the LOC126380368 gene encoding protein abrupt isoform X2 produces the protein MLSTGALTDVTLSASGTSVKAHRLVLASCSQYFAQLFKEVEAENNTLVVILGCDAAELRLLLTFMYTGEVTASKKVLPSLLRLAQTLKVSGLTDADTNSTLTTTEPEQPQDENRSNSPINLEKHEHVDKPFLNTDTSNSSSKQDDVISPTEMKEPCGIDFMARSEKDRLSKLDQIVQNLYSTHKIGNPTMASPITPSVPSLVDTEPYDRKYRANSSVCTICNKRLSNQYNLRVHMETHAGRRHACRACSHVSRSRDALRKHVAYRHARADMQRGDL, from the exons ATGTTAAGCACCGGGGCCCTGACAGACGTAACTTTAAGCGCCAGCGGTACGTCTGTCAAAGCCCATCGTCTCGTCCTAGCGTCATGCAGCCAATACTTCGCTCAATTATTCAAG GAAGTAGAAGCGGAGAACAACACGCTGGTGGTGATCCTGGGGTGTGATGCTGCAGAGTTGCGCCTGCTTCTGACCTTCATGTACACTGGCGAGGTGACGGCTTCCAAGAAGGTTCTCCCGTCACTGCTGAGACTAGCGCAGACCCTCAAAGTATCTGGGCTTACTGATGCGGACACT AACTCGACTTTAACAACGACGGAGCCAGAACAGCCTCAAGATGAGAACCGTTCCAACTCGCCGATCAACCTTGAGAAACACGAGCACGTGGACAAACCGTTCCTCAACACCGACACGTCCAACAGCTCTTCCAAACAAGATGATGTCATATCGCCAACAGAGATGAAAGAACCTTGTGGCATAGACTTTATGGCTAGGAGTGAAAAGGACAGACTGAGTAAGCTAGACCAGATAGTCCAGAATTTATACAGCACGCACAAGATTGGAAACCCCACTATGGCTTCGCCAATTACGCCGTCTGTGCCGAGTTTAGTAG ACACAGAGCCGTACGACAGGAAGTACCGGGCGAACAGTTCAGTGTGTACAATATGCAATAAGCGTCTTAGCAACCAGTACAACCTTCGAGTCCACATGGAGACGCATGCGGGGAGGCGGCACGCGTGCCGGGCATGTTCACACGTCTCCCGGTCACGTGACGCGCTGAGGAAACACGTCGCCTACCGACATGCTCGTGCCGACATGCAAAGAGGCGACTTGTGA